A genomic segment from Halomonas sp. GD1P12 encodes:
- a CDS encoding HAD family hydrolase, which translates to MRAVIFDCDGVLVDSEILAEHTLQTHLQAWLPDVDVAAELNQALGMTTANIIAHLQTLSRHTLAFDAVDQVDAAIEARLSRELRAIEGASEAITACLHVTAVVSNSHRRRVEASLAATGLDRVLDGALIVTAEQVANPKPAPDLYLLAARKLELPPQACLAVEDSVAGVRAAVAAGLTVVGFVGASHLDERQAERLRDAGAWRVMVRFDELGALVASWSDDAMTASSSA; encoded by the coding sequence ATGAGGGCCGTTATCTTCGACTGCGACGGGGTGCTGGTGGACAGCGAAATCCTCGCCGAGCATACCCTGCAAACACATCTTCAAGCGTGGCTGCCAGACGTGGACGTCGCCGCCGAGCTGAATCAGGCGCTCGGGATGACCACCGCTAACATCATCGCTCACCTGCAGACGCTGAGCCGCCATACGCTTGCCTTTGACGCCGTCGACCAGGTGGACGCGGCCATCGAGGCACGTTTGAGCCGTGAACTGCGCGCCATCGAAGGTGCGAGTGAGGCGATCACAGCGTGCCTTCACGTCACCGCCGTGGTCTCCAACAGTCACCGCCGCCGGGTCGAGGCCTCGCTTGCCGCCACGGGGCTCGACAGGGTGCTCGATGGGGCGCTGATCGTGACCGCCGAGCAGGTGGCAAACCCCAAGCCCGCGCCGGACCTTTACCTGCTGGCGGCAAGAAAACTCGAGCTACCACCTCAGGCGTGCCTGGCGGTGGAGGATAGCGTGGCCGGCGTGCGTGCCGCCGTTGCCGCCGGGCTGACCGTGGTCGGTTTCGTCGGGGCCAGCCACCTGGACGAGCGCCAGGCCGAGCGGCTACGCGACGCCGGTGCCTGGCGGGTGATGGTGCGCTTTGATGAGCTCGGCGCGCTCGTCGCGTCCTGGAGCGACGACGCGATGACTGCCAGCTCTTCGGCGTAA
- a CDS encoding carbohydrate ABC transporter permease, with protein MSTPNSYTAPGGSGRFKRLLLALLAWAVALVIFFPILWMVLTGFKTETAAIADPSFIFSPTLESYQAVQARSGYARFALNSVAVAFGSTALALLIAIPSAYAMAFLPTRRTKGTLLWMLSTKMLPPVGVLVPIYLIFRDVGLLDTRTGLILVYTLMNLPIVVWMLYTFFKDMPRDILEAGRMDGASTLQEVVYLLLPLTLPGIASTGLLSVILSWNEAFWSLNLTSSKAAPLTAYIASFSSPEGLFWAKLSAASTMAIAPILILGWMTQKQMVRGLTFGAVK; from the coding sequence ATGAGTACGCCCAATTCCTACACCGCCCCCGGCGGCTCGGGTCGTTTCAAGCGGCTGTTGCTTGCGTTGCTGGCCTGGGCGGTCGCGCTGGTGATCTTCTTTCCCATCCTCTGGATGGTGCTCACCGGCTTCAAGACCGAAACCGCGGCGATCGCCGACCCAAGCTTCATTTTCTCGCCCACGCTCGAAAGCTACCAGGCGGTGCAGGCGCGCTCGGGCTACGCGCGCTTTGCGCTCAACAGCGTCGCGGTCGCCTTCGGCTCTACTGCGCTGGCGCTTTTGATCGCCATTCCCTCGGCCTACGCCATGGCGTTTTTACCCACCCGGCGTACCAAGGGCACGCTACTGTGGATGCTCTCGACCAAGATGCTGCCGCCGGTCGGCGTGCTGGTGCCGATCTACCTGATCTTTCGCGACGTCGGGCTTCTGGACACGCGCACCGGGCTGATTCTCGTCTATACCCTGATGAACCTGCCCATCGTGGTCTGGATGCTCTACACCTTCTTCAAGGACATGCCGCGGGACATCCTCGAAGCCGGGCGGATGGACGGCGCCTCCACGCTTCAGGAGGTGGTGTATCTGCTCTTGCCGCTGACGCTGCCCGGCATCGCCTCCACGGGGCTATTGTCGGTCATTCTGAGCTGGAACGAGGCGTTCTGGAGCCTCAACCTGACCTCGTCCAAGGCCGCTCCCTTGACCGCCTACATCGCTTCGTTTTCAAGCCCCGAAGGGCTTTTCTGGGCCAAGCTCTCGGCGGCCTCGACCATGGCGATCGCGCCGATTCTGATCCTTGGCTGGATGACCCAAAAACAGATGGTCCGTGGCCTGACCTTCGGCGCCGTCAAGTAA
- a CDS encoding ABC transporter ATP-binding protein, whose protein sequence is MATLALHNIDKRFGDTEVIKGVNLDVEDREFVVFVGPSGCGKSTLMRMIAGLESATSGDILIDGERMNDIGPADRGLAMVFQSYALYPHMSVADNMGFSMRLAGVPKAQRRARVLEAAKILQLEPLLDRKPRALSGGQRQRVAIGRAIVRNPSIFLFDEPLSNLDAALRVQMRIELARLHEELDATMIYVTHDQIEAMTMADKIVVLHDGVVEQVGSPMALYHHPRNRFVAGFIGSPKMNFFAVTVVSAGADGVEVTLPGGAACRVPVNGEGVAPGATLELGVRPEHLSIEAAGTLGGRIQVLERLGGQTSLYVEMEGQLLTIMADGDVAYRVNDTVRFGFDARRAHLFDPKGVALESLEAHPLAALTRQDNRAEAGTQSEEAAP, encoded by the coding sequence ATGGCAACGCTTGCCCTCCACAACATCGACAAACGCTTTGGCGACACCGAGGTCATCAAGGGGGTCAACCTTGACGTCGAGGACCGCGAGTTCGTGGTGTTCGTCGGCCCCTCCGGCTGCGGCAAATCTACCCTGATGCGCATGATCGCCGGGCTCGAAAGCGCCACCAGCGGCGATATCCTGATCGATGGCGAGCGCATGAACGATATCGGCCCCGCCGACCGGGGCCTGGCCATGGTGTTTCAAAGCTATGCGCTCTACCCGCACATGAGCGTGGCGGACAACATGGGCTTCTCCATGCGTCTGGCCGGGGTGCCCAAGGCGCAGCGCCGCGCCCGGGTGCTCGAGGCAGCGAAGATCCTGCAGCTCGAACCGCTTCTTGATCGAAAGCCCCGAGCGCTCTCCGGCGGCCAGCGCCAGCGGGTCGCCATCGGCCGGGCGATCGTTCGAAACCCCAGCATCTTTTTGTTCGACGAGCCGCTGTCGAACCTGGACGCCGCGCTCAGAGTGCAGATGCGCATCGAGCTCGCCAGGCTCCACGAAGAACTCGACGCCACGATGATCTACGTCACCCACGACCAGATCGAGGCGATGACCATGGCGGACAAGATCGTCGTGCTTCACGACGGCGTGGTCGAGCAGGTGGGCTCGCCCATGGCGCTTTATCATCACCCGCGAAACCGCTTCGTGGCAGGGTTCATCGGCTCGCCGAAGATGAACTTCTTCGCGGTGACGGTGGTGTCCGCCGGCGCGGACGGCGTCGAAGTGACGCTGCCCGGCGGCGCTGCCTGCCGGGTACCGGTCAACGGCGAAGGCGTCGCGCCCGGCGCTACGCTCGAGCTTGGGGTGCGCCCGGAGCACCTCTCGATCGAGGCGGCCGGCACGCTCGGCGGGCGCATTCAGGTGCTGGAGCGCCTGGGCGGGCAAACCTCGCTCTACGTCGAGATGGAGGGCCAGCTTCTGACGATCATGGCCGACGGCGACGTTGCCTACCGCGTGAATGACACGGTGCGTTTCGGCTTCGACGCGCGCCGAGCGCACCTGTTCGACCCAAAAGGAGTTGCGCTCGAAAGCCTGGAAGCGCACCCGCTGGCCGCGCTCACACGCCAGGACAACCGTGCCGAGGCCGGTACCCAAAGCGAGGAGGCGGCGCCATGA
- a CDS encoding carbohydrate ABC transporter permease: protein MTRTRASGRRVGGFRTLSLQAPAVTLLLLWMLIPLGMTVWFSFQRYNLLMPGMTGFAGFENYEYLLTDPALWSAMGTTLLLVGWVLAITVVGGTLLAVLFQQPFLGRGVARVLAISPFFVMPTVSALVWKNMMMHPSSGVLAWLSSQFGLPAIDWFSSLPLTSIIIIVAWQWLPFALLILLTALQSLDEDQVEAARMDGAGPVAIFFYITLPHLKRAISVVIMIEMIFLLTIFAEIFVTTSGGPGLATTNLAYLIYIRALLDFDVGIASAGGVVAIILANIVAIFLVRMVAKNLDD from the coding sequence ATGACCAGAACACGTGCATCGGGCCGCAGGGTCGGCGGATTCAGGACGCTGTCGCTCCAGGCGCCCGCCGTCACGCTGCTGCTTTTATGGATGCTGATACCGCTGGGGATGACCGTCTGGTTCTCTTTCCAGCGCTATAACCTTTTGATGCCGGGGATGACCGGCTTCGCCGGGTTCGAAAACTACGAGTACCTGCTCACCGACCCGGCGCTGTGGTCCGCCATGGGCACCACGCTTTTGCTGGTGGGCTGGGTGCTCGCTATTACCGTGGTCGGCGGCACGCTTTTGGCGGTGCTTTTCCAGCAGCCGTTTTTGGGCCGGGGCGTGGCTCGGGTATTGGCGATTTCGCCGTTTTTCGTCATGCCCACGGTAAGCGCCTTGGTGTGGAAAAACATGATGATGCACCCCTCGAGCGGGGTGCTGGCCTGGCTTTCCAGTCAGTTCGGCCTGCCAGCGATCGACTGGTTCTCGTCGCTCCCATTGACCTCGATCATCATCATCGTCGCCTGGCAGTGGCTGCCCTTTGCGCTGTTGATTCTGCTCACCGCGCTCCAGTCGCTGGACGAGGACCAGGTCGAGGCGGCACGCATGGACGGCGCGGGGCCGGTGGCGATCTTTTTCTACATCACGCTGCCGCACCTCAAGCGGGCGATCAGCGTGGTGATCATGATCGAGATGATCTTTTTGCTCACGATCTTCGCCGAGATTTTCGTCACCACCTCCGGCGGGCCCGGGCTTGCCACCACCAATCTGGCGTACCTGATCTATATCCGGGCGCTGCTGGATTTCGATGTCGGCATCGCCTCCGCCGGCGGGGTAGTCGCCATCATTCTGGCCAATATCGTGGCGATCTTTCTGGTGCGCATGGTCGCCAAGAACCTGGATGACTGA